In Populus alba chromosome 4, ASM523922v2, whole genome shotgun sequence, the genomic window ACATCCAAGTCATATGTTATGAGTTGGAttagttcattaaaaaaaaaatcaaaaagagtttttttaaaaaaatccacaggattttaaatttaagtcacgctaacatttttttttttcatctttaaatttaaattaaattaattaatttcatccttaaatatttaattaattagattttaagttataattaagaatttaatggATTATAGGTTTAAAAGTTTAACTTAAATTTACAAGATTCATTCAAGTttgcttaagtttttttttttagtgtttttgtaattttatttttttaatatttttttattcatttaatgtgaatattgatttcaatttaaaacctATATTATTAGAttgtatttgattaatattttaagataagatataattatatattataccgtgacataaatttttaatctcTTACACGTTTTCTACTGTTTCCTCTTTAATTATCAGCCATTAGTAAAAGGCAAATGGACCGTTTAACAAAGGAGAAAATGCTGTACCTTCCTAAACTGCCCTCATTAAAAGCAGGCCCCCAAATCACCTTGTTTCCTGATAACTAAACGACAAACCACATAAGATTGCAAAAGGACTTAACCCCATGCTGAATCCCTAATTTGACCCTCTATGTCCAGAAATATTATTTGCCTTTTCTAAGTTGGAAGATAATTACAAAAAGTGCATGTTCTCgatagaaactttttttttaaaaaaatatattttttatattaatattaaaaataaaaataaatattattttaatatattttttaaaaaaattactttaaaaattaatcattactaTAACGTTAAACAATcacaaaatcatcataattaattaaaatatataatcttataTATGCTAGTTATAttgaagataatatatatatatatatatatacaccctctctctctcaagtatataaatataataattgtttctaaattgatttgttcaacttatttaattacttgaatttaaaaatgttatttattgtaaatgaatttatttatttactgtaAATGAGAAATTTCCATCTAAATATATTGTATATGAATAGGTAAATAAATTGTAAGAAATTCTTACCTTCGTATGATTATAAATCAAAGTAGAAAAaagtaaagtaaataaaaaacaccaaaacccTCGTGAAAGTTTAGATAAGCTACAAGGGCATTTAGAGTCATTCAACAAACCCCACCTTACTCAAGAACCTAAACCTCCAAGCCCCCCCTTCCCTCTCTCCTTTATTAAgagaaactcactgagtcaacaTTTCTAGTGGGAGAAAACTAACTCAAAAACCCAACCAAacgcaaacaaaacaaaacccagtTTTTTAGAGACACGAAAACATGGCTACACACTTCCCTGATGATTTCAAGTGTCCAATTTCACTAGAAATCATGTCCGACCCAGTTATTCTCTCTTCGGGTCATACCTTTGACCGCTCCTCAATCCAACGGTGGCTCGACTCCGGCCACCGTACTTGTCCAATCACCAAACTCCCCTTGCCTGAACACCCTCGTCTTATACCCAACCACGCCTTGAGAAGCCTGATTTCCAGCTTTACAATCCAAAAATCACAACCAGACCCGAACCCGTATCGGAATCCGAACCCATCGAAGAAACACCAAACCCAGTTCTTAATCTCCGCTCTCGTTTCCCAATCTTCGACTCTGGAGTCCAGTCTTCACTCACTGAGTCAACTCACTAGACTCACCAAGCTTGACCCCTGTCTCCGCCGCCAAATCACTGAGTCTGGTGCAGTCTCAACGATTCTAAACTGTGTCGACTCGACCGAGTCAGAGATCCAAGAGAAAGCACTGACCCTCCTCCTTAATCTCTCTCTTGATGATGATAACAAGGTGGGCCTTGTAGCTGAAGGTGTAATTGGTCGGGTCATAAATGTTATCCGAGTCGGGTCGCCAAGTTCCCGAGCCATTGGTTGCACAATGTTGACAAGTTTGGCTGTTGTGGAAGTCAACAAAGCCACAATTGGAGCGTACCCGAATGCGATAAAAACGCTTATTTGGGTTCTATATAATGGAAAAGGGCGTGAAGTGAGAGAAGCAGCCACTGCGTTGTATGCGATTTGTTCATTTGTTGATAATAGAAAGCGTGCTGTGGAGTGTGGAGCTGTGCCAATTTTGATGAAAATTGGTGGGATGGGGCTTGAAAGAGCGGTGGAAGTGTTGAGTTTGTTGGTGAAATGTAAGGAAGGGAGGGAGGAAATAAGGAAGGTTAATGGGTGTTTGGAAGTTTTGGTTAAGGTTATTAGGAATGGGAGCGAAAGAGGGGTGCAATGTGCGCTTTTTACATTGAACTGTTTGTGTAGTTTCGCAGAGGAAATGCGTGTAGAGGCCAAAAAAGATGGGGTGTTGGAGATTTGTGTTGGGTTTTTGGATGATGagaatgaaaaaattagaaggaatgCAGCTAATTTGGTGCAAAATTTAAGTTGTAGGGGGTAGCATGAAGAGATTATAGATGGAGGGTGAAGAGTGTTGGAGGGATGGAGGTGAATTTTGGGGTTTGTTTTGGCGGCATGGATTTATTTGGGTTGTTGGATAGTTTTGTGTACAAAGAAAAGGATCAGAGATTTGATAGGGAAtatgatatatgttttttttttttttttaataagtcaaATCTCTGAAATTTAATGGTTGTAGCTGCAAAGGTTTCAAATTGGAAATTTTTTGTCTCCAATccgcttttaatttttaaccttttttctttcgctgaaagggtttttttttttttttttggaaaaggaGTATCTGATTCGGTATTGATATGGCAACTGTTTCTGTTCTGTCAAATACTGGGATTGAAGATAGTTGGAATGCAAAAGGAAACAATGGAATACTTTTAGTTTGTTCTAATGTATTAAATACAAATCCTTTTATGTTGAATGAGTGTTTTAGAGGGTAGATATGCTGGTTGTTCGTTATAATATGTTTAATCGGATCCTTTAAGCTTGAATGAGTGATTTAGATGGTAGCTATACTGGTTCAGTTCAATGTTAATCGGATTCATTTAATCTTGAATGGCTGATTTAGATGGTATTAGTTAGTATATAAAACTTTGAACTCGTTGGCCATGTTCAACAATTTGCCTCATCTTTGCTGTCATTCCTTTCTACTGTGTCTCCCATTACTTGCTCTATTTTCCTGATTGTACGCTTCAATTTATTCTCTTCTTTGATGTTGCTTGGGTTGCTATTGGTTTTTCACTGAGACTGCAAGTCTATGGGATTGGGATGAACTCTACcttatatgataaaattattcatttatgtAGAAAATGACATGTGTTGGTATACTAAGAGTTTGCTCAATACCATAGGTCTTGTGTTACTTTGTTTAATGTATTGTGTAGGTATGAATCTGTAGAAAGATTTGATAAGTTGTGATAAAGTTTTAGCTGTGATGTTTGATGTCTTGATTTACAATAGCTCTCTTAGTGATTCTGTTGATTTCGAAGATAGATGTAAaatttttcatgcatttttCTTGTGTTCCTAAAGATTTCTGGTTGTTGTAACTTGGTTTTCTCTTAGTCCAAATGTTTTGGTAGAAATGCGGTTATCTGTTGCTCTGTTGTTCACTGATCGCTGCCATGCTGTGTTCTAAAGGCGGTCGCTCCAGCATTTCATTCTAGAATTGCCTGCGTTGGGGGAATAGTGTTGTGCTTTTCTCTAATATTGGTTAGCAACTGTtcttgaatgttcttttttgtCTCACAACTGGTGGTTTAGTTTCCCAGAGCTTGTTTCTAAAGAGTTGCATGCTTTACTCTCCTTGTAATGTGCGATGTACCCTGTTATCTTGGCCGATCAAAGCTATGTGTATATATACTCTTGCATTCATGAGGGAGATGAAGGATCGACAGGCTATCTTAGTGTAGTC contains:
- the LOC118033574 gene encoding U-box domain-containing protein 8, which encodes MATHFPDDFKCPISLEIMSDPVILSSGHTFDRSSIQRWLDSGHRTCPITKLPLPEHPRLIPNHALRSLISSFTIQKSQPDPNPYRNPNPSKKHQTQFLISALVSQSSTLESSLHSLSQLTRLTKLDPCLRRQITESGAVSTILNCVDSTESEIQEKALTLLLNLSLDDDNKVGLVAEGVIGRVINVIRVGSPSSRAIGCTMLTSLAVVEVNKATIGAYPNAIKTLIWVLYNGKGREVREAATALYAICSFVDNRKRAVECGAVPILMKIGGMGLERAVEVLSLLVKCKEGREEIRKVNGCLEVLVKVIRNGSERGVQCALFTLNCLCSFAEEMRVEAKKDGVLEICVGFLDDENEKIRRNAANLVQNLSCRG